GGGTCGTACCGCCCGGACACTCAAAGACGCACAGGCGTCGCTGCGTCAGACGCGGCGGCGCTTCGGCGGGCGGCAGCCGTTGTGCGGGGTGGGGGTGACGTCCTGGATCGAGCCGACCTCGAGGCCGGTGGCCTGGAGGGAGCGGATCGCGGTCTCACGGCCGGAGCCGGGACCCTTGACGAAGACGTCGACCTTGCGCATGCCGTGCTCCTGCGCGCGACGGGCGGCCGACTCGGCGGCCATCTGCGCGGCGAAGGGGGTGGACTTGCGCGAGCCCTTGAAGCCGACGTGGCCGGCGGAGGCCCAGGAGATCACGTTGCCCGAGGGGTCGGTGATCGAAACGATGGTGTTGTTGAACGTGCTCTTGATGTGGGCGTGCCCATGAGCGACGTTCTTCTTTTCCTTGCGGCGCACCTTCTTGGCAGCGCCCTGACGACCCTTGGGGGGCATCTAAATCTCCTACGGGAGGTGGTCGGTCCTACAGCGCAAGACCGCTGAACAGGACTACTTCTTGCCCGGCTTCTTCTTACCGGCGATCGCGCGACGCGGGCCCTTGCGGGTACGCGCGTTCGTGCTGGTGCGCTGGCCGTGCACCGGCAGGCCACGACGGTGGCGGATGCCCTGGTAGCACTGGATCTCGATCTTGCGGCGGATGTCGCCCTGGATCTCGCGGCGGAGGTCACCCTCGGTGCGGAGGTTGGCGTCCACGTACTCGCGGATCTTGACCAGGTCCTCTTCGGCCAGG
The Streptomyces sp. NBC_01296 DNA segment above includes these coding regions:
- the rpsK gene encoding 30S ribosomal protein S11: MPPKGRQGAAKKVRRKEKKNVAHGHAHIKSTFNNTIVSITDPSGNVISWASAGHVGFKGSRKSTPFAAQMAAESAARRAQEHGMRKVDVFVKGPGSGRETAIRSLQATGLEVGSIQDVTPTPHNGCRPPKRRRV
- the rpsM gene encoding 30S ribosomal protein S13; the encoded protein is MARVSGVDIPREKRVEIALTYVFGVGRTRSKEILAATGVNPNTRVRDLAEEDLVKIREYVDANLRTEGDLRREIQGDIRRKIEIQCYQGIRHRRGLPVHGQRTSTNARTRKGPRRAIAGKKKPGKK